In a genomic window of Ralstonia nicotianae:
- a CDS encoding transposase, with the protein MKKRFAEEQIIGVLKEAEAGLKLAELCRNHGISEAIYYNWKAKFGGMTVSEAQRLKALEHENNKLKRLLTESVLDNAALKDLLSESSKSAGQARSDPDIDDRTRHGCHPGLRAGRDFALAAPLRIAPPN; encoded by the coding sequence ATGAAGAAGCGATTCGCCGAAGAACAGATTATTGGCGTGCTCAAAGAAGCCGAGGCGGGCCTGAAGCTGGCGGAGCTGTGCCGCAACCACGGCATCTCGGAAGCGATCTACTACAACTGGAAGGCGAAGTTCGGCGGGATGACGGTCTCCGAAGCGCAGCGCCTGAAGGCGCTGGAGCATGAGAACAACAAGCTCAAGCGCCTGCTGACGGAATCGGTGCTCGACAACGCAGCGCTGAAGGACCTGCTGTCGGAAAGTAGCAAGTCCGCAGGCCAAGCGCGAAGCGATCCGGACATTGATGACCGAACGCGCCATGGGTGTCACCCGGGCCTGCGGGCTGGTAGGGATTTCGCGCTCGCGGCTCCACTACGAATCGCGCCGCCGAATTGA
- the dbpA gene encoding ATP-dependent RNA helicase DbpA, with the protein MTIEPTAPPFSTLALAPAVLANLAQLGYTDMTPIQAASLPIALAGHDLIAQAKTGSGKTAAFSLALLARLDARRFDVQAMVLCPTRELADQVAQEIRRLARAEENVKVLTLCGGTPMRPQAASLEHGAHVVVGTPGRIMDHLERGNLALGALKTLVLDEADRMLDMGFFDDIATVVRQCPPERQTLLFSATYPDGIAKLSRQILRNPKEVKLEERHDDSKIRQRFYEVTDEERLHAVGRLLKHYRPVSTLAFCNTKQQCRNLLDVLRAQGFHALALHGELEQRERDQVLIQFANRSCSVLVATDVAARGLDIAQLEAVINVDVTPDPEVHVHRIGRTGRADQDGWALSLASMDEMGRVGGIEQALGREVEWHRLAELDASSDAPLLPPMETLQILGGRKDKIRPGDVLGALTGDAGFRGDQIGKINATEFSTYVAVERGIARDALRKLNAGKVKGKKVRVRLMDE; encoded by the coding sequence ATGACCATCGAACCGACTGCCCCACCCTTCAGTACCCTTGCGCTCGCCCCCGCCGTACTCGCGAATCTCGCGCAGCTTGGTTACACCGACATGACGCCGATCCAAGCCGCGAGCCTGCCGATCGCGCTCGCGGGTCACGACCTGATCGCGCAGGCGAAGACCGGCAGCGGCAAAACCGCAGCGTTCTCGCTCGCGCTGCTCGCGCGGCTCGACGCGCGCCGCTTCGACGTGCAGGCGATGGTGCTCTGCCCGACGCGCGAGCTTGCCGATCAGGTCGCGCAGGAAATCCGCCGCCTCGCGCGCGCCGAGGAAAACGTGAAAGTGCTGACGCTCTGCGGCGGCACGCCAATGCGTCCGCAGGCGGCGAGCCTCGAGCACGGCGCGCATGTCGTCGTGGGCACGCCGGGGCGCATCATGGACCATCTCGAACGCGGCAATCTCGCGCTCGGCGCGCTGAAGACGCTCGTGCTCGACGAAGCGGACCGGATGCTCGACATGGGGTTCTTCGACGACATCGCGACGGTCGTGCGCCAGTGTCCGCCTGAACGGCAGACGCTGCTGTTCTCGGCGACCTACCCAGACGGGATCGCAAAGCTGAGCCGGCAGATCCTGCGGAATCCGAAGGAGGTGAAACTCGAAGAGCGCCACGACGACAGCAAGATTCGCCAGCGCTTCTACGAGGTGACCGATGAAGAGCGACTGCATGCGGTCGGGCGGCTGCTGAAGCACTATCGGCCGGTCAGCACGCTCGCGTTCTGCAACACGAAGCAGCAATGCCGCAACCTGCTCGACGTGCTGCGTGCGCAAGGCTTCCATGCGCTCGCGCTGCATGGCGAGCTCGAGCAGCGCGAGCGCGATCAGGTATTGATCCAGTTTGCGAACCGGAGCTGCTCGGTGCTCGTCGCAACCGACGTTGCCGCGCGCGGGCTCGACATCGCGCAGCTCGAAGCAGTGATCAACGTTGATGTGACGCCCGATCCCGAAGTGCACGTGCATCGGATCGGCCGCACGGGCCGTGCCGATCAGGACGGCTGGGCGCTGAGCCTCGCGAGCATGGACGAGATGGGGCGTGTCGGCGGCATCGAGCAGGCGCTCGGGCGCGAGGTCGAATGGCATCGGCTCGCCGAGCTCGACGCCAGCAGCGACGCACCGCTGCTACCGCCGATGGAGACGCTACAGATTCTCGGCGGACGCAAGGACAAGATCCGCCCCGGCGATGTGCTCGGCGCGCTGACCGGCGACGCGGGCTTTCGCGGCGACCAGATCGGCAAGATCAACGCGACCGAATTCTCGACCTACGTCGCGGTCGAGCGCGGCATCGCGCGCGACGCGCTGCGCAAGCTCAACGCAGGCAAGGTGAAGGGCAAGAAGGTCAGGGTTCGGTTGATGGACGAATGA
- a CDS encoding LysR family transcriptional regulator, whose protein sequence is MAINELRSITTFIKAAELGSLRKAAQELGISPQAASKALAQLEAHLDARLFHRTTRVMSLTDAGQRLFEDVQPSVLGMQRALQTARSGRDEFAGPLRITGPRTTFQPILWRLVEEFCDMHPGIQPDVLLDDRVGNWVEDRVDVGFRLGPSPHEGVIARRLFPVQLPICGAPSYFQQNGVPGSLADLASHRCSAYRHPSTGKVLPWHVKLGDQEVDQPVVPAICCNDELFELQAVLAGKVLGQLAGVTAAPYIRSGQLVPILVDHMPNYASYFVYFGSRSSQPARARAFIDLAVQRLGDSSEYVLTERDLQVGRRRGSVTNRMQSAVGPKHS, encoded by the coding sequence ATGGCGATCAATGAACTTCGATCCATCACGACCTTCATCAAGGCAGCCGAGCTGGGCAGCCTGCGCAAGGCGGCGCAGGAACTGGGCATCAGCCCTCAGGCGGCGAGCAAGGCGCTAGCCCAGTTAGAGGCGCATCTGGATGCGCGCCTGTTCCATCGCACGACGCGCGTGATGTCGCTGACCGATGCGGGACAACGGCTGTTCGAGGACGTGCAGCCGTCCGTGCTGGGGATGCAGCGAGCGCTGCAGACGGCGAGGTCAGGAAGGGACGAGTTTGCCGGCCCCCTTCGTATCACGGGGCCACGCACGACGTTCCAGCCCATTCTTTGGCGTCTGGTTGAGGAGTTCTGCGACATGCATCCGGGAATACAGCCTGACGTGCTGCTGGATGACCGCGTTGGCAACTGGGTGGAGGACCGCGTGGACGTTGGATTTCGCCTTGGTCCGTCCCCACACGAAGGCGTCATTGCGCGGCGACTGTTTCCCGTGCAGTTGCCAATTTGCGGCGCACCCTCGTACTTCCAGCAAAACGGTGTGCCAGGCTCGCTCGCGGACCTTGCCTCGCATCGCTGTAGCGCCTATCGGCATCCGAGCACGGGGAAGGTTCTTCCATGGCACGTGAAGCTTGGCGACCAGGAGGTCGACCAGCCCGTCGTGCCGGCTATCTGCTGCAACGACGAGTTGTTCGAACTGCAAGCCGTCTTGGCAGGCAAGGTGCTAGGCCAGCTCGCGGGTGTGACTGCGGCGCCTTACATTCGGTCGGGTCAGTTGGTCCCCATCCTGGTGGACCACATGCCTAATTACGCCAGCTACTTCGTCTATTTCGGTAGCCGGTCTTCGCAGCCGGCGCGCGCGCGCGCGTTCATTGACTTGGCGGTTCAGCGGCTCGGCGATAGCTCAGAGTATGTGCTCACCGAAAGGGACCTGCAGGTCGGCCGGCGGCGGGGCTCAGTGACAAACCGAATGCAATCCGCAGTCGGGCCCAAGCACAGCTAG
- a CDS encoding aldo/keto reductase, whose translation MQHVVLNNGLHMPIVGYGVFQIADANECQRSVADAIETGYRLIDTAASYMNEEAVGKGLRSSGIARDQLFVTSKLWVQETGYERTQQAIEKSLRRLQLDYLDLYLIHQPFGDVHGSWRAMEDAYRAGKLRAIGVSNFHPDRLMDIKAFNEIAPAVNQVEVNPFQQQLESIPFMNDIGVRAEAWAPFAEGRNGLFQNEALLAIAERYGKSVGQVVLRWLVQRGIVALAKSVRKERMAENIAVFDFELDDADMARIAALDTNTSSFFSHRDPAIVKWMSERKLDI comes from the coding sequence ATGCAACACGTCGTCCTGAACAACGGTCTTCACATGCCCATCGTTGGCTATGGCGTCTTCCAGATCGCAGACGCCAATGAGTGCCAGCGCAGCGTCGCCGACGCCATCGAAACCGGCTACCGGCTGATCGATACCGCCGCTTCTTACATGAACGAAGAGGCGGTGGGCAAAGGCCTGCGGTCCAGCGGCATCGCGCGTGACCAGCTCTTCGTCACCAGCAAGCTCTGGGTCCAGGAGACTGGCTACGAGCGCACGCAGCAGGCCATTGAGAAGTCCCTGCGCCGGCTACAGCTTGACTACCTGGACCTCTACCTGATCCACCAGCCCTTCGGAGACGTCCACGGCTCCTGGCGCGCGATGGAGGACGCCTACCGTGCCGGCAAGCTCCGCGCCATCGGCGTCAGCAACTTCCACCCAGACCGCTTGATGGACATCAAGGCGTTCAACGAGATTGCACCGGCAGTCAACCAGGTCGAAGTGAACCCCTTCCAGCAGCAACTGGAGAGCATCCCCTTCATGAACGACATCGGCGTGCGGGCCGAGGCCTGGGCTCCGTTTGCAGAAGGGCGCAACGGCCTCTTCCAGAACGAGGCGTTGCTGGCCATCGCCGAGCGGTACGGCAAGTCTGTCGGGCAGGTCGTGCTGCGCTGGCTGGTGCAGAGAGGGATCGTTGCCCTTGCAAAGTCGGTCCGCAAGGAGCGCATGGCCGAGAACATCGCAGTCTTCGACTTCGAGCTCGACGACGCTGACATGGCTCGCATCGCGGCGCTCGACACCAACACGAGCAGCTTCTTCTCACACCGCGATCCGGCCATCGTCAAGTGGATGTCCGAACGCAAGCTGGACATCTGA
- a CDS encoding MFS transporter codes for MNASEPHLQSRNAGIVLAIIVASYLMIVVDISIVITGLPRIQASLGFSAAQLSWVTNAYTLAFGGLLLLGARAGDILGRRRMFIVGLFLFTLASVAIGVAPSASWLLTARAIQGAGAAVLAPSTLALLSTHFAEGPARTRALSMYAAAAGIGATLGLVLGGLFADLVSWRAGFFINLPIGLLLIIAARRHISETPKHPGHFDLGGAVSSTLGMTALVYGLVRAADAGWADALAQAALIGGVLMIAAFVLIERRVRQPILPLRLLASRERAGAYLARMLFLGGAVGFWFFSTQFLQGVLHLRPLQAGLAFLPVTLPNFASAMAVPRLARRFGNGRLLLAGLLLGGLGLLWLGLADADASYWAHVAPPMLLIGLGQGLLLAPLTAAGVAGVAREDAGAASGMVNVAHQLGGALGLGLLVLVFASVAPPTAQDSAALAHRISAVMDVGALLLGLALLVSWAFIVLPSRAAQSQPQEALS; via the coding sequence ATGAACGCCTCCGAGCCCCATCTGCAGTCCCGCAACGCCGGCATCGTGCTGGCCATCATCGTGGCCAGCTACCTGATGATCGTGGTGGACATCTCCATCGTCATCACCGGCCTGCCTCGCATCCAGGCCAGCCTGGGCTTCAGCGCCGCCCAGCTTTCGTGGGTGACCAATGCCTATACCTTGGCCTTCGGAGGTCTGCTGCTGTTGGGGGCTCGCGCGGGCGACATCCTGGGCCGCCGGCGCATGTTCATCGTGGGGCTCTTCCTGTTCACGTTGGCATCGGTGGCGATTGGTGTTGCTCCATCTGCGAGCTGGCTGCTCACAGCCCGCGCCATCCAGGGTGCCGGTGCCGCTGTTCTTGCGCCATCCACATTGGCCCTGTTGTCGACTCACTTCGCCGAAGGCCCTGCGCGCACCCGCGCACTGTCCATGTACGCAGCAGCGGCCGGTATAGGTGCCACGCTGGGACTGGTGTTGGGCGGACTGTTCGCCGACTTGGTGTCCTGGCGTGCCGGCTTCTTCATCAACCTGCCCATTGGTCTGCTGCTGATCATCGCGGCCAGACGGCACATCTCGGAGACACCGAAGCACCCAGGCCATTTCGACCTGGGCGGAGCGGTCAGTTCTACCCTGGGAATGACGGCGCTGGTCTACGGCCTGGTGCGTGCGGCCGATGCCGGCTGGGCGGACGCCCTGGCGCAGGCCGCCCTGATTGGCGGGGTCTTGATGATTGCAGCATTCGTGTTGATCGAGCGTCGCGTTCGCCAGCCGATCCTGCCCTTGCGCTTGCTGGCCAGCCGAGAGCGTGCGGGAGCGTATCTAGCCCGCATGCTCTTCCTTGGCGGTGCCGTGGGCTTCTGGTTCTTCTCGACGCAGTTCCTGCAGGGCGTGCTGCACCTGCGGCCGCTACAGGCAGGCCTAGCGTTCCTGCCAGTCACGCTGCCCAACTTCGCTTCTGCGATGGCCGTGCCCAGGCTGGCTCGCCGCTTCGGCAACGGTCGGCTGCTTCTGGCGGGCCTGCTGCTCGGTGGCCTTGGCCTGCTCTGGCTGGGTCTGGCCGATGCCGACGCGAGCTACTGGGCGCACGTCGCTCCCCCTATGCTTCTCATCGGCCTGGGCCAGGGCCTTCTGCTGGCACCGCTGACCGCTGCAGGTGTGGCGGGGGTCGCCCGCGAAGACGCCGGTGCGGCATCAGGCATGGTCAACGTTGCACATCAACTGGGTGGGGCCCTGGGGCTCGGCTTGCTGGTACTCGTCTTTGCCAGTGTGGCGCCCCCCACCGCACAAGACAGTGCAGCGCTTGCTCACCGGATTTCGGCGGTCATGGACGTAGGCGCCTTGTTGCTCGGCTTGGCGCTGCTCGTGTCCTGGGCCTTCATCGTCTTGCCAAGCCGCGCCGCTCAATCACAGCCACAGGAGGCGCTCTCGTGA
- a CDS encoding (R)-mandelonitrile lyase translates to MKSLLCMAISGAAAAAGAQSPSHVVAAPPAVEVPTGASAPVATGAKENFTGIARISSPFQAVPPGRAGGATVRFEAGARTAWHTHPLGQTLIVTAGLGLVQQQGQPARAIRPGDVVTIPANVRHWHGAGPDGSMTHVAIAERDEGISVTWQDKVTDQDYQAALASAGFGVHTSDKPQMAARANPRFDTLSAKQRAIALIAASMATSDMPKLNAALNQGLDAGLTISEAKEVLVQLYAYAGFPKSLNALGELLKVVEARRQRGIQDAQGRDPSRTVATGDELVVAGRANQTAISGGPVQGAVFDFAPIINQFLQAHLFGDIFERDNLDWQSRELATVGALAATPGAEAQLRSHMQASLRVGLSAAQLRQLTQALADGVDPEVASRAHEALTKALAAAPKG, encoded by the coding sequence GTGAAGTCACTGCTTTGTATGGCCATCAGCGGCGCGGCAGCCGCCGCCGGAGCGCAGTCTCCCAGTCATGTCGTTGCCGCACCGCCAGCAGTGGAAGTGCCCACAGGCGCGTCAGCGCCGGTCGCAACCGGCGCAAAAGAGAACTTCACTGGCATCGCACGCATCAGCTCGCCGTTCCAGGCCGTGCCGCCTGGAAGAGCCGGTGGCGCGACAGTGCGCTTCGAGGCCGGCGCTCGTACGGCGTGGCATACCCATCCGCTGGGCCAGACGCTGATCGTCACGGCCGGGCTGGGCTTGGTGCAGCAGCAAGGGCAACCTGCTCGGGCCATCCGTCCCGGCGACGTTGTCACGATTCCCGCCAATGTGCGCCACTGGCATGGCGCGGGTCCCGACGGCTCAATGACACATGTCGCCATCGCGGAACGGGACGAAGGCATCTCGGTGACCTGGCAAGACAAGGTCACCGATCAGGACTACCAGGCCGCCTTGGCCAGCGCCGGTTTCGGTGTCCACACTAGCGACAAGCCGCAGATGGCAGCACGTGCGAATCCCAGATTCGATACGCTGTCTGCCAAGCAGCGGGCCATTGCGCTGATTGCTGCGTCCATGGCGACCAGCGACATGCCCAAGCTCAACGCCGCGTTGAACCAAGGCTTGGATGCCGGATTGACCATCAGCGAGGCCAAGGAAGTTCTGGTGCAGCTCTATGCCTACGCCGGTTTCCCGAAAAGCCTCAACGCACTTGGTGAGCTGCTGAAAGTTGTGGAGGCACGCAGGCAGCGCGGCATCCAGGACGCGCAGGGCCGCGATCCCAGCCGGACGGTTGCCACGGGCGATGAATTGGTCGTGGCAGGAAGGGCGAACCAGACCGCGATTTCCGGCGGGCCGGTTCAAGGCGCCGTGTTCGACTTCGCGCCCATCATCAACCAGTTCCTACAGGCTCATTTGTTCGGCGATATCTTCGAGCGGGACAACCTCGACTGGCAGAGCCGCGAACTGGCCACCGTCGGCGCGCTCGCCGCAACCCCGGGCGCGGAGGCGCAGTTGCGCTCCCACATGCAGGCCAGCCTGCGCGTTGGCTTGAGCGCCGCGCAGTTACGGCAGCTGACACAAGCACTGGCCGACGGGGTCGACCCCGAAGTCGCCAGTCGGGCGCATGAAGCACTCACGAAGGCACTTGCCGCTGCACCGAAAGGTTGA
- a CDS encoding alpha/beta hydrolase, which produces MNITRTVLTAAIATTSLLTGCATHRNDVSGPLMIQAQGSFAVGGTILKTPGNYDNNKPTAAGQSFHGDHLYAFYQLPKNPRALPIVMLHGAFQSARSWETTSDGREGFQTLFLRRGFPVYLVDQPRRGRAGSSTVAASVEPAPNDQLFFDQFRLGKWPSYFDNVQFDRSPETLDQFFRSVTPNTGPYDTAVISDAMSALFAKTGPAILFTHSQGGGPGWLTAIKSPNVKGIVAFEPGSGFIFPQGELPLAMPSAAGTLAPEAVSPAEFQRLTRIPIVIYYGDNFPVEPTTERGQDNWRVRLAMARLWVEAINKHGGDARLVHLPEIGIHGNTHFLMSDLNNVEIADLVSKFLAEKKLD; this is translated from the coding sequence ATGAACATCACTCGAACCGTGTTGACCGCAGCCATCGCAACGACGAGCCTGCTGACCGGCTGCGCAACGCATCGCAATGACGTCTCAGGTCCTTTGATGATCCAAGCCCAGGGGAGCTTCGCGGTCGGCGGCACGATACTGAAGACCCCAGGCAACTACGACAACAACAAGCCGACGGCTGCGGGGCAGAGCTTCCACGGCGATCATCTCTACGCCTTCTACCAGCTCCCGAAAAACCCGAGAGCGCTGCCCATCGTGATGCTGCACGGCGCCTTCCAATCGGCGCGCAGTTGGGAGACGACGTCGGACGGCCGAGAGGGCTTCCAGACCTTGTTCCTGCGCCGTGGCTTCCCGGTTTATCTGGTCGACCAGCCACGCCGCGGGCGCGCCGGCAGTAGCACTGTCGCGGCATCGGTCGAGCCGGCACCTAACGACCAGCTGTTCTTCGACCAGTTTCGCCTCGGCAAGTGGCCAAGCTATTTTGACAACGTGCAGTTTGACCGCAGCCCGGAAACGCTGGACCAGTTCTTTCGCTCGGTCACGCCCAACACCGGGCCCTACGACACCGCAGTGATTTCTGACGCCATGTCGGCGCTGTTCGCCAAGACTGGCCCGGCGATTCTGTTCACCCACTCCCAGGGCGGCGGTCCCGGTTGGCTGACGGCGATCAAGAGCCCCAACGTCAAAGGCATCGTCGCGTTCGAGCCTGGCAGCGGCTTCATCTTCCCGCAGGGAGAACTGCCGCTTGCCATGCCCAGTGCTGCCGGCACGCTGGCGCCCGAGGCGGTATCGCCGGCGGAGTTCCAGAGGCTCACCCGCATTCCCATCGTCATCTACTACGGCGACAACTTCCCTGTCGAGCCGACCACGGAGCGAGGTCAGGACAACTGGCGTGTTCGGCTGGCCATGGCTCGACTGTGGGTGGAGGCCATCAACAAGCATGGCGGTGACGCTCGCTTGGTACACCTGCCGGAGATTGGCATTCACGGCAACACGCACTTCCTGATGTCCGACCTGAACAACGTCGAGATTGCCGACCTGGTCTCGAAGTTTCTGGCCGAGAAGAAGCTGGATTGA
- a CDS encoding alpha/beta hydrolase — translation MTMTTPGEAADYKKNPFTLVYGGAITANEAGKVNIHPVKYKLNGLDIVANVYTPANFDPKKKFAAVVVAHPNGGVKEQTAGLYAQRLAELGYITIAADAAYQGGSGGQPRSVDTPANRIEDIHGMADFITGYPGVDAERLGLLGICGGGGYSMSAAKTDKRFKAVATLSMFNSGRVRRNGFSDSQLATIQQRLKQASDARAQQMAGGKILYSGDADMTDEQIAALPFEMYRQGYEYYWRTHAHPGSTFKYTTSSLLELMRWDATDQIELIEQPLLMIAGSKADSLYMTEDAFAKATGAKNRELFKIDGATHIETYWVPKYVDAVVGKLTPFYAKNL, via the coding sequence ATGACCATGACCACCCCCGGAGAAGCGGCCGACTACAAGAAGAATCCCTTCACGCTGGTGTATGGCGGTGCGATCACCGCCAACGAAGCAGGCAAGGTCAACATCCACCCCGTGAAATACAAGCTCAACGGCTTGGACATTGTCGCCAACGTCTACACCCCTGCGAACTTCGATCCGAAGAAGAAATTCGCTGCGGTCGTCGTTGCGCACCCGAACGGCGGTGTGAAGGAGCAGACGGCTGGCCTGTACGCGCAACGGCTGGCGGAGCTCGGCTACATCACCATTGCCGCTGATGCCGCATACCAAGGTGGAAGCGGAGGGCAGCCCCGCTCGGTGGACACGCCCGCAAACCGCATCGAAGACATCCACGGCATGGCGGACTTCATCACCGGCTATCCGGGCGTCGACGCCGAACGTCTCGGCTTGCTAGGCATCTGCGGCGGTGGCGGCTATTCGATGTCCGCGGCAAAGACCGACAAGCGCTTCAAGGCGGTTGCGACGCTCAGCATGTTCAATTCGGGCCGCGTTCGTCGCAATGGCTTCTCCGATTCGCAACTTGCCACGATCCAGCAACGTCTGAAGCAAGCTTCCGATGCTCGCGCCCAGCAAATGGCTGGGGGAAAGATTCTCTACTCGGGCGATGCTGACATGACCGACGAGCAGATCGCTGCGCTGCCCTTTGAGATGTACCGGCAGGGCTACGAATACTATTGGAGGACGCACGCCCATCCCGGCTCTACCTTCAAGTACACGACGAGCAGCCTGCTGGAATTGATGCGTTGGGACGCTACCGACCAGATCGAGCTGATCGAGCAGCCGCTGCTGATGATTGCCGGCAGCAAGGCTGACAGCCTCTACATGACCGAAGATGCGTTTGCGAAGGCAACGGGGGCGAAGAACAGGGAATTGTTCAAGATCGACGGCGCCACGCACATTGAGACCTACTGGGTGCCCAAATATGTGGACGCCGTGGTTGGCAAGCTGACTCCGTTCTACGCGAAGAACCTCTAA
- a CDS encoding recombination-associated protein RdgC, with protein sequence MWFKNLQLHRLPAPWAVAPDQIEKWLAPHAFQPGNSVEKQCSGWASPRDDGALVYSINRQMLLVFRAEKKLLPASVVNQVTKARALEVEEQQGFKLGRKQLRELKEQVTDELLPRAFTIRRDTRVWIDTANGWLVIDAAAQALGDDVRGLLVKSIDQLPLASVRVALSPVAAMTDWLLSGEAPGGFTVDQDAELRSSGEGGATVRYVGHALEADDMRRHIEAGKQCVRLAMTWDNRISFVLTPSLTIKRVTPLDVIKEAADPTAQNDDERFESDVALMTGELGRMLTDLVDILGGDRHDSMHQAAAA encoded by the coding sequence ATGTGGTTCAAGAATCTTCAGCTTCATCGTCTTCCGGCACCTTGGGCCGTTGCCCCTGATCAGATTGAAAAATGGCTGGCGCCCCACGCGTTTCAACCAGGCAACAGCGTCGAGAAGCAGTGTTCCGGATGGGCATCGCCACGCGATGATGGCGCGCTCGTGTATTCGATCAACCGGCAGATGCTGCTGGTGTTTCGTGCCGAAAAGAAGCTGCTCCCGGCGTCGGTCGTCAATCAGGTGACCAAGGCCCGGGCGCTTGAAGTCGAGGAGCAGCAGGGCTTCAAGCTCGGGCGAAAACAGCTGCGCGAACTCAAGGAGCAGGTGACCGACGAATTGCTGCCGCGCGCGTTCACCATTCGCCGCGATACCCGTGTGTGGATCGATACGGCAAACGGCTGGCTCGTCATCGATGCAGCTGCGCAGGCGCTTGGCGACGACGTTCGCGGCCTGCTCGTGAAATCGATCGATCAGTTGCCGCTCGCCAGCGTTCGCGTGGCGCTTTCGCCGGTCGCCGCGATGACGGATTGGCTGCTGTCCGGCGAGGCGCCGGGCGGATTCACCGTGGACCAGGACGCCGAGCTGCGTTCGAGCGGTGAAGGCGGCGCTACGGTGCGATACGTCGGCCACGCGCTGGAAGCGGACGACATGCGGCGGCACATCGAAGCCGGCAAACAATGCGTGCGCCTCGCGATGACCTGGGATAACCGGATCTCCTTCGTGCTGACGCCGTCGCTGACGATCAAGCGTGTCACGCCGCTGGACGTGATCAAGGAGGCGGCGGACCCAACCGCGCAAAACGACGACGAACGCTTCGAGTCGGATGTCGCACTGATGACGGGTGAATTGGGACGGATGTTGACCGATCTTGTCGATATCCTGGGCGGCGATCGGCACGACTCGATGCATCAGGCCGCAGCAGCCTGA
- a CDS encoding signal peptidase: MKTIINKKAIFFAAAGALIAGSGNALAASGTGIVAGPYPVAPGASIELVGENITGGCVRFYVNGQKDVPARTGKKLGQVKGGQQFTASVFKDACGGVAVKTVQFTVPGKYTTEYWKVQ, translated from the coding sequence ATGAAAACCATCATCAATAAAAAGGCCATTTTCTTTGCAGCAGCAGGCGCTCTGATTGCCGGGTCAGGCAATGCCCTGGCGGCAAGCGGTACGGGCATCGTGGCGGGCCCTTATCCGGTCGCCCCGGGCGCCTCCATTGAGCTGGTTGGGGAGAACATCACTGGCGGCTGTGTGCGGTTCTACGTCAACGGTCAGAAGGATGTTCCAGCCCGCACCGGGAAAAAGTTGGGCCAGGTCAAGGGCGGTCAGCAATTCACGGCATCCGTTTTCAAGGATGCCTGCGGCGGCGTTGCCGTCAAGACGGTTCAGTTCACGGTCCCTGGCAAGTACACGACCGAGTATTGGAAGGTGCAGTAA
- a CDS encoding nuclear transport factor 2 family protein has protein sequence MKMLRHTFASLVLSMAGLACAHAQEAVLPAPNAEALFTSCDPKLHANKQVVYQIIRELLEAGHWERADRYLTPRYIQHNPNAQSGRDAVVRFFTEVLKVKPRPVALTISTPIVAVMAEGDLVTVVYPRTVSTPQGSYTTTWFDTWRIVDGKADEHWDPALKNETPQIGSR, from the coding sequence ATGAAAATGCTTCGTCACACATTCGCTTCCCTGGTCCTGTCGATGGCGGGCCTTGCCTGCGCTCACGCGCAAGAAGCCGTGCTGCCCGCGCCGAACGCCGAGGCCCTGTTCACCAGCTGCGATCCCAAGCTTCACGCCAACAAGCAGGTGGTCTACCAGATCATCCGGGAGTTGCTTGAAGCAGGGCATTGGGAGCGGGCTGACCGGTATCTGACGCCGCGCTACATCCAGCACAACCCCAACGCCCAGTCTGGCCGGGATGCCGTTGTCCGCTTCTTTACCGAGGTGCTGAAAGTCAAGCCTCGCCCGGTTGCCCTGACGATCAGCACACCCATCGTGGCGGTGATGGCGGAGGGCGATCTGGTCACCGTGGTCTATCCGAGGACGGTCAGCACGCCGCAAGGGTCTTACACGACAACCTGGTTCGACACCTGGCGGATCGTGGACGGCAAGGCGGACGAGCACTGGGACCCCGCGCTGAAAAACGAGACCCCGCAGATCGGGTCCCGCTAG